One window of Phalacrocorax carbo chromosome 1, bPhaCar2.1, whole genome shotgun sequence genomic DNA carries:
- the LGALS2 gene encoding galectin-2 isoform X2 has product MKTGDTLKLKGKISDDADNFSINLGNSSSDLGFHFNPRFNESVIVCNSKCSKAWQAEQRDNHFCFSKGSIVKIIVEMMADKFRVKLPDGHEVEFPNRHSYSKISYLSVNGDFRVTSFKLE; this is encoded by the exons ATGAAGACTGGGGATACCCTGAAGCTCAAGGGCAAGATATCTGATGATGCTGACAA CTTCAGCATCAATCTCGGCAACAGCTCCTCGGATCTGGGATTTCACTTCAATCCCCGCTTCAATGAGTCTGTCATTGTCTGCAACTCCAAGTGCTCCAAAGCCTGGCAGGCGGAGCAGCGTGATAACCACTTCTGTTTCTCCAAGGGCTCCATTGTCAAG aTCATCGTTGAAATGATGGCAGACAAATTCCGAGTGAAACTACCAGATGGGCATGAAGTGGAATTCCCCAACCGGCACTCCTACAGCAAGATCAGCTACTTGAGTGTCAATGGAGACTTCAGGGTCACCTCCTTCAAGCTGGAGTAA
- the LGALS2 gene encoding galectin-2 isoform X1 encodes MSEKFEIFNLDMKTGDTLKLKGKISDDADNFSINLGNSSSDLGFHFNPRFNESVIVCNSKCSKAWQAEQRDNHFCFSKGSIVKIIVEMMADKFRVKLPDGHEVEFPNRHSYSKISYLSVNGDFRVTSFKLE; translated from the exons ATGTCT GAAAAATTTGAAATCTTCAACCTGGATATGAAGACTGGGGATACCCTGAAGCTCAAGGGCAAGATATCTGATGATGCTGACAA CTTCAGCATCAATCTCGGCAACAGCTCCTCGGATCTGGGATTTCACTTCAATCCCCGCTTCAATGAGTCTGTCATTGTCTGCAACTCCAAGTGCTCCAAAGCCTGGCAGGCGGAGCAGCGTGATAACCACTTCTGTTTCTCCAAGGGCTCCATTGTCAAG aTCATCGTTGAAATGATGGCAGACAAATTCCGAGTGAAACTACCAGATGGGCATGAAGTGGAATTCCCCAACCGGCACTCCTACAGCAAGATCAGCTACTTGAGTGTCAATGGAGACTTCAGGGTCACCTCCTTCAAGCTGGAGTAA
- the CDC42EP1 gene encoding cdc42 effector protein 1 — MSLGKLPVLSWVSGSHGKRRLKSELTPDMISPPLGDFRHTMHVGRGGDVFGDTSFLSNHGGTDTAKANNFFTRTLRHVRRTPLRSRGSRGQAGASPAPPAVSPIIKNAISLPQLNEGMYDGNGGRGLTSKFSFKSASNSFSKTHQAYGLESGFCTIPRVPRVEKAQESPFPGEAELKRSDSLLSFRLDLGPSLMSELLQVMSFTETNGSEVGEDGPDLPSGEGTKDGVPPASDASHGEDTAMSSFWDCSGQSSLSGASSLPGLSVRANGEAHAIEGAGEDPAWASGLGAAPRGMPWRGHWNDCTIEAGEFDRAAQVLARHYGGTSTPRSSEKGEGPQQARTQTMWESPSSSSWRSQVTGESQSPEATWNQGEEEEEEEGEEEEEAKLSSLQEGYAGARGRHSNSFEYANEEEEDDEVKV; from the exons ATGAGCCTGGGGAAGCTGCCGGTGCTCAGCTGGGTGTCGGGGTCCCATGGCAAGCGGCGGCTGAAGTCAGAGCTGACGCCAGACATGATCAGCCCACCGCTGGGGGACTTTCGGCACACTATGCATGTGGGACGTGGCGGAGATGTCTTTGGGGACACCTCTTTCCTCAGCAACCATGGTGGGACTGACACAGCCAAAGCTAACAACTTCTTCACCCGGACACTGCGGCACGTCCGCCGGACACCGCTGAGGAGCCGGGGCAGTAGGGGACAAGCAGGAGCATCACCCGCCCCCCCAGCTGTCTCGCCGATCATCAAGAATGCCATCTCACTCCCACAGCTCAACGAGGGGATGTATGACGGCAATGGTGGCCGGGGCTTGACCAGCAAGTTCTCCTTCAAAAGCGCCTCCAACAGCTTCTCCAAAACGCACCAGGCCTATG GGCTGGAGTCCGGGTTTTGCACCATCCCTCGTGTCCCTCGCGTGGAAAAGGCCCAAGAaagccccttccctggggaagcagagctaAAGCGCTCGGACTCCCTGCTCTCCTTCCGCCTGGACCTGGGGCCCTCCCTGATGAGCGAGCTCCTCCAGGTGATGAGCTTCACTGAAACCAATGGGAGCGAGGTGGGGGAGGATGGCCCAGACCTCCCGAGTGGTGAGGGGACCAAGGACGGGGTCCCTCCAGCATCGGATGcatcccatggagaggacacaGCAATGTCCAGTTTCTGGGACTGCtctgggcagagcagcctgtCGGGGGCCAGCTCACTGCCAGGACTGTCAGTCCGTGCCAACGGAGAGGCACATGCCATTGAGGGTGCTGGAGAGGACCCTGCCTGGGCttcggggctgggggcagcacccaggggGATGCCATGGCGGGGGCACTGGAATGACTGCACCATCGAGGCGGGAGAGTTTGACCGGGCAGCCCAGGTCCTGGCCCGCCATTACGGTGGGACCAGCACCCCACGGAGCTCAGAGAAGGGTGAGGGTCCCCAGCAGGCCCGGACGCAGACCATGTGGgagagccccagcagcagctcatgGCGGTCGCAAGTGACAGGGGAGAGCCAGTCCCCTGAGGCCACCTGGAaccaaggagaggaggaggaggaggaggagggagaggaggaggaggaggccaaGCTGTCCAGCCTGCAGGAGGGGTATGCTGGTGCCCGGGGGAGACACAGCAATTCCTTCGAGTATGcaaatgaggaggaggaggatgatgaagTCAAGGTGTGA